One genomic segment of Mobula hypostoma chromosome 2, sMobHyp1.1, whole genome shotgun sequence includes these proteins:
- the nudt19 gene encoding nucleoside diphosphate-linked moiety X motif 19 has product MNINLKYWKESATVILAAGIRMHNLSKSATNMQTYQQSQGRNLPHKCLEKTGYNYTLLMLQRNTRSNFFPSAYVFPGGRISSSDFSNEWIQLFHPFCQSPSFKLDTVKQTARRSPIFATDRKKLGSQIPGEVAFRICAIRETFEETGVLLVKPNHPDKDLNNCGIIQLPQYSQNKLASWRPLVQENAANFIKLCKELDCLPNIWALKEWSNWLTPTFQKRRFDTAFFICCLEEIPFTVHDGREIISHSWMTPTEVIEHHQSEKLYVPPPQWYEIGRLCRFHCLQDLQRFSQDRSVEGCERWLSVRLMASDGFAALYPGDELHPENPDFTGETEINLTSSKSLEEIRLEVTRLHRAEYRNPYNCTLYVNIEPRYKHVHPLTINNHHNSL; this is encoded by the coding sequence ATGAACATAAACTTAAAATACTGGAAGGAATCAGCGACTGTGATCCTGGCTGCAGGTATCCGAATGCACAATTTGAGTAAAAGTGCTACAAATATGCAAACCTATCAACAATCACAAGGAAGGAATCTACCTCACAAATGCTTGGAGAAGACGGGATATAATTATACCTTGCTTATGTTACAACGGAATACGAGGAGCAATTTTTTCCCCAGTGCTTATGTGTTTCCAGGAGGTAGGATAAGCTCAAGTGATTTTTCCAATGAATGGATCCAGTTGTTCCATCCTTTTTGCCAGTCACCCAGCTTTAAGCTGGACACAGTCAAACAAACTGCTAGGAGGTCTCcaatctttgccacagacaggAAAAAGCTAGGATCTCAAATACCTGGAGAGGTAGCTTTCCGTATTTGTGCCATTAGGGAAACTTTTGAAGAGACGGGGGTACTCCTTGTGAAGCCAAATCACCCTGATAAAGACTTGAACAACTGTGGGATCATACAGCTTCCACAATATAGCCAAAATAAACTTGCAAGTTGGAGGCCTCTTGTGCAGGAAAATGCAGCAAATTTTATAAAACTATGCAAAGAGTTGGACTGTTTACCAAATATTTGGGCATTGAAGGAATGGAGTAATTGGTTGACTCCCACTTTTCAGAAAAGGAGATTTGATACTGCATTCTTTATTTGTTGTTTGGAAGAAATTCCTTTCACTGTACATGATGGTCGTGAAATAATTTCTCACAGTTGGATGACCCCTACTGAGGTGATAGAGCATCACCAATCTGAGAAACTCTACGTTCCTCCCCCACAATGGTATGAGATAGGAAGACTTTGCCGATTTCACTGCCTTCAAGATTTGCAGAGGTTTAGCCAAGATCGTTCTGTGGAAGGTTGTGAACGATGGCTTTCAGTCCGACTAATGGCATCTGATGGTTTTGCCGCCTTGTATCCTGGGGATGAACTTCATCCTGAAAATCCAGATTTCAcaggggaaacagaaataaacctCACTTCCTCCAAATCTCTGGAAGAAATACGGCTAGAGGTTACCAGACTGCACCGGGCAGAATACCGAAACCCGTATAACTGTACTCTGTATGTGAATATTGAACCCCGATATAAACATGTGCACCCATTAACAATAAACAATCACCACAATAGTCTCTGA